Proteins from a genomic interval of Kribbella aluminosa:
- a CDS encoding maleate cis-trans isomerase family protein gives MVTVGLLYPGHSAEDDYSMLEARLNGRVKLPVVITSVGEDAHRVDALLDLGRAERLAEGAAQLKQAQPDSVMWACTSGSFVFGREGANIQAGGVAQAVGVPASSTSIAFVEACKAMAIYRVAIAASYPEDVAQHFVRFLAAAGIEVVSMGSSGIVTAAEVGTLEPEQVISMAKAANHRQADAVLIPDTALHTLGIIDELETATGGAVLTANQVTVWKGLELVGPVPSLPGLGTLFAQGEIQS, from the coding sequence ATGGTCACGGTAGGGCTGCTCTATCCCGGACACAGCGCCGAGGACGACTATTCCATGCTCGAGGCGAGACTGAACGGCCGGGTCAAGCTGCCGGTCGTGATCACCTCGGTGGGCGAGGACGCCCATCGCGTGGACGCGCTCCTCGACCTCGGCCGGGCGGAGCGTCTCGCCGAAGGCGCCGCGCAGCTCAAGCAGGCGCAACCGGACTCGGTGATGTGGGCGTGCACCTCGGGCAGTTTCGTGTTCGGCCGTGAGGGCGCGAACATCCAGGCGGGCGGTGTGGCGCAGGCGGTCGGCGTACCGGCGTCGTCCACCTCGATCGCGTTCGTGGAGGCCTGCAAGGCGATGGCGATCTACCGGGTCGCGATCGCCGCGTCGTACCCGGAGGACGTCGCCCAGCACTTCGTCCGGTTCCTCGCCGCGGCCGGCATCGAGGTGGTGTCGATGGGCAGCAGCGGGATCGTCACCGCCGCGGAGGTCGGGACGCTGGAGCCGGAGCAGGTGATCAGCATGGCCAAGGCCGCGAACCACCGGCAGGCCGACGCGGTGCTGATCCCGGACACCGCGCTGCACACGCTCGGAATCATCGACGAGTTGGAGACCGCCACCGGCGGCGCGGTCCTGACCGCGAACCAGGTGACCGTCTGGAAGGGCCTGGAGCTCGTCGGTCCGGTGCCGTCGCTGCCAGGTCTGGGGACGCTGTTCGCGCAGGGGGA
- a CDS encoding FAD-binding and (Fe-S)-binding domain-containing protein has protein sequence MLTPERPESGSAAQHPVDNSAYDVQGLLRTLRGELRGATADDRRTRALYAADGSNYRAVPDLVVVPADVDDLAAAVSLTAAAGAPVVLRGGGTSMAGNAIGGVLIGGVVIDASRHVNRILDVDAGTRTAVVEPGVVLTDLLAAAKPHGLAFGADPSSASRATLGGMIANNACGAHSVAWGTTADNLQSLDLVLADGTRLTVDSVADRAVAAARPGREGELHRALQAFADRHELVIGRRFGQFTRQISGYALHRLLGDYNVAGLLSGSEGGLAATLRATVQLVELPKARVLCVLGFADSITSADCVPVVLRHAPLTIESINNELVDRLPKEVRDAAVHAGMPDGDAWLLVEVGAADEAAATAAARSMLEELRDSGATASLVTDPQAQAVLWRCRTDAAGLATRRADGAEAWGGWEDAAVPPERLGAYLRGLDELLGRHGLSGASYGHFGEGCMHMRIDFDLLSRRGIATYREFVEQAADLVVGLGGSVSGEHGDGRARGELLAKMYGADGVALFGELKRIWDPAGVLNPGMIVDPPPLDIAIRHDGPAKDRQLLTIFSYPDDGHDFAQAQRRCVGIGKCRQTTGSVMCPSYQVTREELHSTRGRAHLLWEMLQGDLIADGWRSTEVRDGLDLCLSCKGCLSDCPVNVDIATYKAEFTHHHYARRPWARPLSHWSMGWLPLWSRLASRAPKLANRFAALPLTKRLGGIAAEQDVPGFASQPFTQWFKGGRRTPGDAGRQVVLWPDTFTNYLAPEIGRSAVAVLEAAGFEVVLPDKPVCCGLTWISTGQLTTARRVLNRSLAVLAPYLTAGTPIVGLEPSCTAAIRHDAAALVDNPLVGLATANIQTFSEFLVDSGWAPPQVGGEAFVQPHCHQHAVLGFDADRKLMAAAGIDIDLAAPGCCGLAGNFGFERDHYDVSKAVGERTLLPAVRSLPATTTVLADGFSCRTQIAQGTPRTARHLAELLADALPDKRRS, from the coding sequence ATGCTAACCCCAGAGCGTCCGGAGTCCGGGTCCGCTGCGCAGCACCCTGTGGATAACTCGGCGTACGACGTTCAGGGCCTGTTGCGCACGCTCCGTGGAGAGCTCCGGGGCGCCACGGCTGACGATCGCCGGACCCGCGCGCTGTATGCGGCGGACGGTTCGAACTACCGCGCGGTCCCCGATCTCGTCGTCGTACCGGCCGACGTCGACGACCTGGCAGCGGCAGTATCGCTGACCGCGGCCGCGGGTGCGCCGGTGGTACTCCGAGGCGGCGGTACGTCGATGGCCGGCAACGCGATCGGCGGCGTGCTGATCGGCGGCGTGGTGATCGACGCGTCGCGGCACGTGAACCGGATCCTCGACGTAGACGCCGGTACCCGGACCGCCGTGGTGGAGCCGGGTGTCGTACTGACCGATCTGCTCGCCGCCGCGAAGCCGCACGGGCTCGCGTTCGGCGCCGATCCGTCGTCGGCGAGCCGGGCGACGCTCGGCGGGATGATCGCGAACAACGCCTGTGGCGCGCACTCGGTCGCCTGGGGTACGACTGCCGACAATCTGCAATCGCTCGATCTGGTCCTCGCCGACGGGACCCGGCTGACGGTCGACTCGGTTGCCGACCGGGCCGTCGCCGCCGCACGACCTGGACGGGAAGGCGAACTGCACCGGGCGCTCCAGGCGTTCGCGGACCGTCACGAGTTGGTGATCGGTCGGCGGTTCGGGCAGTTCACCCGGCAGATCTCCGGGTACGCGTTGCATCGGCTGCTGGGCGACTACAACGTCGCCGGGCTGCTCTCCGGGAGTGAAGGCGGTCTGGCAGCGACGCTTCGGGCCACGGTCCAGCTCGTCGAGTTGCCCAAGGCAAGGGTTCTGTGCGTACTCGGGTTCGCCGACTCGATCACCTCGGCGGACTGTGTTCCGGTCGTACTGCGGCACGCGCCGCTGACGATCGAGTCGATCAACAACGAGCTTGTCGACCGGCTGCCGAAGGAAGTGCGTGATGCCGCGGTTCACGCCGGTATGCCGGACGGCGACGCCTGGCTGCTGGTCGAGGTCGGCGCTGCGGACGAGGCGGCGGCCACAGCGGCGGCCCGCTCGATGCTGGAGGAGTTGCGCGATTCGGGCGCGACCGCCTCGCTGGTGACCGATCCTCAGGCACAGGCCGTGCTATGGCGTTGCCGTACGGACGCTGCCGGCCTGGCGACGCGGCGCGCGGACGGGGCGGAGGCGTGGGGCGGTTGGGAGGACGCCGCCGTACCTCCCGAACGTCTTGGTGCGTACCTGCGTGGTCTCGACGAGCTGCTCGGGCGGCACGGGTTGTCGGGGGCGTCGTACGGGCACTTCGGCGAGGGCTGCATGCACATGCGGATCGACTTCGACCTGTTGAGCCGGCGGGGGATCGCGACGTACCGGGAGTTCGTCGAGCAGGCCGCGGACCTGGTGGTCGGGCTCGGCGGATCGGTGTCCGGTGAGCACGGCGACGGGCGGGCGCGCGGCGAGCTGCTGGCGAAGATGTACGGCGCGGACGGGGTCGCGCTGTTCGGTGAGCTGAAGCGGATCTGGGATCCGGCGGGTGTTCTGAATCCGGGGATGATCGTCGACCCGCCGCCGCTGGACATCGCGATCCGGCACGACGGCCCGGCGAAGGATCGTCAACTGTTGACAATCTTCAGCTATCCGGACGACGGGCACGACTTCGCGCAGGCGCAGCGGCGGTGCGTCGGGATCGGGAAGTGCCGGCAGACGACGGGCAGCGTGATGTGCCCGAGCTATCAGGTGACCCGCGAGGAACTGCACTCGACGCGCGGGCGGGCGCATCTGCTGTGGGAGATGTTGCAGGGAGACCTGATCGCGGATGGCTGGCGATCCACGGAAGTACGCGACGGCCTCGACCTGTGCCTGTCGTGCAAGGGCTGCTTGTCGGACTGCCCGGTGAACGTCGACATCGCGACGTACAAGGCCGAGTTCACCCACCATCACTACGCTCGCCGCCCCTGGGCCCGGCCGTTATCGCACTGGTCGATGGGCTGGCTGCCGCTGTGGTCCCGGCTCGCGTCTCGCGCTCCGAAGCTGGCGAACCGCTTCGCCGCGCTGCCGCTCACGAAACGGCTGGGTGGAATCGCCGCCGAGCAGGACGTCCCCGGCTTCGCCTCGCAGCCGTTCACCCAGTGGTTCAAGGGTGGTCGCCGTACGCCGGGAGACGCCGGGCGGCAGGTGGTGTTGTGGCCGGACACCTTCACGAACTACCTGGCGCCGGAGATCGGGCGGTCCGCGGTCGCCGTACTGGAGGCTGCCGGCTTCGAGGTCGTACTGCCTGACAAGCCCGTCTGCTGCGGCCTCACCTGGATCTCGACCGGGCAGCTCACGACCGCGCGTCGCGTCCTGAACCGATCGCTGGCCGTTCTCGCTCCGTACCTCACCGCAGGCACACCGATCGTCGGCCTCGAACCGAGCTGCACGGCGGCGATCCGTCATGACGCGGCCGCGCTTGTCGACAATCCTCTTGTCGGATTGGCGACTGCAAACATTCAGACGTTCTCCGAGTTCCTCGTCGACTCCGGCTGGGCGCCGCCGCAAGTCGGGGGAGAAGCGTTCGTACAGCCGCACTGCCACCAGCACGCCGTACTGGGCTTCGACGCCGACCGCAAACTGATGGCAGCCGCCGGCATCGACATCGACCTCGCAGCGCCCGGTTGCTGCGGCCTGGCCGGCAACTTCGGGTTCGAACGCGATCACTACGACGTCTCCAAGGCAGTGGGCGAACGCACTCTGCTGCCGGCGGTACGGTCGTTGCCGGCGACAACGACCGTCCTCGCCGACGGCTTCAGCTGCCGAACCCAGATCGCCCAAGGCACCCCACGCACCGCCCGCCACCTGGCGGAACTCCTGGCCGACGCTCTCCCCGACAAGCGCCGCTCCTGA
- a CDS encoding aminotransferase-like domain-containing protein — translation MSALPYAARAAGLVGSVIDSSTSLLHKQTHDIVRFAMGSPAAEAVPSQILSAIAADELARPDAYDYAATEGDPPLHAALLEMLRGTGDETTADRLTVTAGGMQGLDLFCKIFVDPGDLVVVESPTYTNGSATALSYGAELLEVPVDDDGMIVDDLPKLLDGRRPKAIYTIPTFQNPSGATLSLARRHQLLELARSWGSMVIDDDPYGLLRFAGNPLPTLRELGAGDPLVFSVRTFSKIVAPGLRVGWVDADPELQQLLINAKQAMDTCTNLPAQRLLAGFLAGGHLADHLVRQRAEYRLRKEAMHAALTEHFGDIARWTDPEGGFFLWVTLENGINTEELFEIALAEGVAFIPGPAFSPSGRFSDAFRICFASTTPDRIQEGVTRLRRAADKLAPS, via the coding sequence TTGTCAGCACTCCCGTACGCAGCACGCGCGGCCGGACTCGTAGGTTCGGTGATCGACTCGAGTACGTCGCTCCTGCACAAGCAGACCCACGACATCGTCCGCTTCGCGATGGGTTCGCCCGCCGCCGAGGCCGTACCGTCGCAGATCCTGTCCGCGATCGCGGCCGACGAGCTGGCCCGCCCGGACGCCTACGACTACGCGGCCACCGAGGGCGATCCGCCGCTGCACGCCGCGTTACTGGAGATGCTGCGCGGTACCGGCGACGAGACGACCGCGGACCGCCTCACCGTCACGGCCGGCGGCATGCAGGGCCTCGACCTGTTCTGCAAGATCTTCGTCGACCCGGGCGACCTTGTCGTCGTGGAGTCCCCGACGTACACGAACGGCAGTGCGACGGCGCTGTCGTACGGCGCGGAACTGCTCGAGGTCCCGGTGGATGACGACGGGATGATTGTCGACGATCTACCAAAACTGCTGGACGGACGCCGGCCGAAGGCGATCTATACGATTCCGACGTTCCAGAACCCGTCCGGCGCGACGCTGTCGCTGGCTCGGCGGCATCAGCTTCTGGAGCTGGCGCGGTCGTGGGGGTCGATGGTGATCGACGACGACCCGTACGGGTTGCTCCGGTTCGCCGGCAATCCGCTGCCGACGTTGCGGGAGCTGGGTGCGGGCGATCCACTGGTGTTCTCCGTGCGGACGTTCTCGAAGATCGTCGCGCCGGGGCTGCGGGTCGGGTGGGTCGATGCGGATCCCGAGCTGCAGCAGTTGCTGATCAACGCGAAGCAGGCGATGGACACGTGCACGAACCTGCCGGCGCAGCGGTTGCTGGCCGGGTTCCTCGCCGGTGGTCATCTGGCGGATCATCTGGTGCGGCAGCGCGCGGAGTACCGGCTGCGCAAGGAGGCGATGCACGCCGCGTTGACGGAGCACTTCGGCGACATCGCCCGGTGGACGGATCCGGAGGGCGGCTTCTTCCTCTGGGTGACGTTGGAGAACGGCATCAACACCGAGGAGCTCTTCGAGATCGCGCTGGCGGAAGGGGTGGCGTTCATCCCGGGTCCTGCCTTCTCCCCCAGTGGGCGCTTCTCCGACGCGTTCCGTATCTGCTTCGCGTCGACGACGCCCGACCGCATCCAGGAAGGCGTCACCCGGCTCCGCCGCGCCGCCGACAAACTAGCCCCGAGCTGA